The following are encoded together in the Acidimicrobiales bacterium genome:
- a CDS encoding TetR/AcrR family transcriptional regulator: MGETNVTDGRLLRANRTRDNVVDALLQLIDEGNLRPTAREIAARAGVSLRSLYVHFDDVEALFFAAAVRNEERGAKHIPESRNEGTFETRLLAFVQRRALIYEGGRNVRRAAILQEPFSIAIRTILEEARKRGRQEIEWVFASELVDLTDDQRRGRLAALDLASHAAGWDLLREQHDLDVDDAVSVMRDLVRAAARPMART; encoded by the coding sequence GTGGGCGAGACGAATGTCACAGATGGCCGGCTCCTACGCGCCAACCGAACCCGTGACAACGTCGTGGACGCCCTCCTGCAGCTGATCGACGAGGGGAACCTGCGCCCCACTGCCCGTGAGATCGCGGCCCGGGCCGGCGTCTCCCTGCGCTCGCTCTACGTGCACTTCGACGACGTCGAGGCGCTGTTCTTCGCCGCCGCCGTCCGCAACGAGGAGCGCGGGGCGAAGCACATCCCCGAGAGCCGCAACGAGGGCACGTTCGAGACCCGCCTGCTCGCCTTCGTGCAGCGCCGGGCCCTCATCTACGAGGGCGGGCGCAACGTCCGCCGGGCGGCGATCCTGCAGGAGCCGTTCTCGATCGCCATCCGCACGATCCTCGAGGAGGCCCGCAAGCGGGGCCGCCAGGAGATCGAGTGGGTCTTCGCCTCCGAGCTGGTCGACCTCACCGACGACCAGCGTCGCGGGCGGCTCGCCGCGCTCGACCTCGCCAGCCACGCCGCAGGGTGGGACCTGCTGCGGGAGCAACACGACCTGGACGTCGACGACGCCGTCTCGGTGATGCGGGACCTGGTCCGTGCCGCGGCGCGGCCCATGGCCCGCACCTGA
- a CDS encoding ArsI/CadI family heavy metal resistance metalloenzyme, with the protein MRLQLALNVSDLDEAVDFYRRMFGAEPAKTRPGYANFAIADPPLKLVLFEGDGDGGTINHLGVETETADEVVAAEARLSDTGIDTTGVADTECCYAAKTETWVAGPDGARWEWYVKNADVADTPPCSCS; encoded by the coding sequence ATGCGCCTGCAGCTGGCCCTGAACGTGTCCGACCTCGACGAGGCCGTCGACTTCTACCGCCGCATGTTCGGCGCCGAGCCCGCCAAGACCCGGCCCGGCTACGCCAACTTCGCCATCGCCGACCCGCCTCTGAAGTTGGTCCTCTTCGAGGGGGACGGCGACGGCGGCACCATCAACCACCTGGGCGTCGAGACGGAGACCGCCGACGAGGTCGTCGCCGCCGAGGCCCGCCTGAGCGACACCGGCATCGACACCACCGGCGTCGCCGACACCGAGTGCTGCTACGCCGCCAAGACCGAGACCTGGGTGGCCGGCCCCGACGGTGCCCGCTGGGAGTGGTACGTCAAGAACGCCGACGTCGCCGACACCCCTCCGTGCTCCTGCAGCTAG
- a CDS encoding metalloregulator ArsR/SmtB family transcription factor, with amino-acid sequence MKPRIPLVELCCPPLTGGRLDEAAATELAGVLKALADPVRLRLVSIVAAAPTGEVCACDLPALLGRSQPTISHHLSLLVDARLLEREQRGKWAWFRLRPERLAEVRAALGA; translated from the coding sequence ATGAAGCCTCGGATCCCCCTCGTCGAGCTGTGTTGCCCGCCGCTGACCGGGGGCCGCCTCGACGAAGCCGCCGCCACCGAGCTGGCCGGCGTCCTCAAGGCGCTGGCCGACCCGGTGCGTCTGCGGCTGGTCAGCATCGTCGCCGCCGCGCCCACCGGCGAGGTCTGCGCCTGCGACCTGCCCGCCCTGCTGGGTCGCAGCCAGCCCACGATCAGCCACCACCTGTCGCTGCTGGTCGACGCCCGGCTGCTCGAGCGCGAGCAGCGCGGCAAGTGGGCCTGGTTCCGCCTCCGCCCCGAACGCCTCGCCGAGGTCCGCGCCGCCCTCGGCGCCTGA